Proteins encoded together in one Panthera uncia isolate 11264 chromosome A2, Puncia_PCG_1.0, whole genome shotgun sequence window:
- the LOC125930966 gene encoding LOW QUALITY PROTEIN: olfactory receptor 7C1-like (The sequence of the model RefSeq protein was modified relative to this genomic sequence to represent the inferred CDS: deleted 1 base in 1 codon): MEGRNQTHVTEFILLGLSGQGEQQSLLFWLFLSMYLVTFTGNLLMILAIITDPHLHTPMYFFLSNLSFSDICFTSTTIPKMLLNIQTQSKVITFEGCLSQMYFFMLLGVLDNILLTVMAYDRFVAICHPLHYMVIMNPKFCGILLLGSWILSVLDSLLHDLLILRLSFCTELEILHFFCELKQVIQLACSDRFLNDLAVYLVSGLLGVVPLTGILFSYSRIVTSILRISSVRGKYKAFSTCGSHLSVVSLFYATGLGVYLSSAAAQNSRASAIASVMYTVVTPVLNPFIYGLRNRDIKQALGKLFSRGRSLHIGFFVLR; this comes from the exons atggaaggaagaaatcaaactcaCGTTACAGAATTTATCCTCCTGGGACTCTCAGGCCAGGGGGAACAGCAGTCTCTGCTCTTTTGGCTGTTCCTGTCCATGTACCTGGTCACCTTCACTGGGAACCTGCTCATGATCCTGGCCATTATCACGGACCCCCACCTCCACacgcccatgtacttcttcctctccaacctGTCCTTTTCAGACATCTGTTTCACCTCCACCACCATCCCAaagatgctgctgaacatccagACGCAGAGCAAAGTGATCACCTTCGAAGGCTGCCTCAGTCAGATGTACTTTTTCATGCTTCTTGGAGTATTAGACAACATACTCTTGACAGTGATGGCCTATGACCGGTTTGTGGCCATCTGTCACCCATTGCACTACATGGTCATCATGAATCCCAAGTTCTGTGGCATCCTGCTCCTGGGATCCTGGATACTGAGTGTTCTTGACTCTCTATTACATGACTTACTGATTTTGCGACTCTCTTTTTGCACAGAGCTGGAAATCCTTCACTTTTTCTGTGAACTTAAGCAGGTGATCCAACTTGCTTGCTCTGATAGGTTCCTCAATGACCTGGCAGTGTATTTGGTAAGTGGACTTCTGGGTGTTGTTCCACTCACTGGTATCCTGTTCTCTTACTCTAGAATTGTCACTTCCATTTTGAGAATTTCATCAGTGAGGGGCAAGTATAAAGCATTTTCCACGTGTGGGTCTCATCTCTCAGTGGTCTCTTTGTTCTATGCTACAGGCCTTGGGGTGTATCTGAGTTCTGCTGCTGCACAAAACTCCAGGGCAAGTGCCATAGCCTCAGTCATGTACACGGTGGTGACACCCGTGTTGAACCCCTTCATCTATGGCCTGAGGAACAGAGACATCAAGCAAGCCCTGGGAAAACTCTTTAGCAGA GGACGTTCTCTGCATATAGGATTCTTTGTTTTAAGGTAA